From Bacteroidales bacterium, a single genomic window includes:
- a CDS encoding HD domain-containing protein — MPLYTTSNKIINDPIYGLISMPGGVAYDIINHPWFQRLRRIRQVGLTNYVYPGAIHSRFQHTIGCVHLMQLALDVLEAKGVDITPEEADSTILAILLHDIGHAPFSHSLENMLVNKMRHEELSLMAMTELNEYYNGALSTAIEIFTNRYHKKFLHQMVSSQIDIDRLDYLNRDSFFTGVSEGVVSHDRIIKMLNVFDDKLVVDQKGIYSIEKFLVARRLMYWQVYLHKTVISAEQILRKIIKRAKYLISQGEELFAFPDLHFFLSSVDTIENGQFERFAAVDDDDISASIKVWAKHSDTVLSYLCNSLVNRRLFRVKIDNKPFDINVIEDTRQKTSKLLNISYEDTEYLVVSNTLSNNTYQPLDDEISILDKSGKIQSIIDASDMFNHEIMSKTVLKFYFCYPKQLDQLI, encoded by the coding sequence ATGCCACTCTATACAACATCGAATAAAATAATAAACGACCCGATATATGGATTAATCTCAATGCCGGGCGGGGTTGCTTACGATATAATTAATCATCCTTGGTTTCAGCGATTACGGCGAATTAGACAAGTAGGGTTAACCAACTATGTTTATCCCGGAGCAATACACTCAAGATTTCAACACACTATTGGTTGTGTTCATTTAATGCAACTTGCTTTAGATGTACTAGAAGCCAAAGGTGTTGATATAACGCCCGAGGAAGCAGATAGTACCATTCTGGCTATTCTTTTGCACGATATAGGGCATGCACCGTTTAGCCACTCTCTTGAAAATATGCTGGTTAACAAAATGCGTCATGAGGAGTTGTCGCTTATGGCTATGACAGAGTTGAACGAATATTATAATGGAGCGTTAAGCACTGCTATAGAGATATTTACCAACAGATATCACAAGAAGTTTTTACATCAAATGGTGTCGTCTCAAATCGATATAGACAGGCTTGATTATCTCAATAGAGACAGCTTCTTTACAGGTGTAAGCGAGGGTGTAGTTTCGCACGACAGAATAATAAAAATGCTTAACGTTTTTGATGATAAACTGGTTGTCGATCAGAAAGGGATTTATAGTATCGAGAAGTTCTTGGTGGCTCGCCGTTTGATGTATTGGCAGGTTTATCTGCACAAAACGGTTATTAGCGCTGAACAAATTCTGAGAAAAATAATCAAAAGAGCAAAATATTTGATTTCTCAAGGTGAGGAGCTGTTTGCTTTCCCTGATCTACACTTTTTTCTTTCAAGTGTAGATACAATCGAAAACGGTCAATTTGAACGATTTGCAGCTGTTGATGATGATGATATTTCAGCATCAATTAAGGTTTGGGCTAAACATAGCGATACCGTTTTAAGCTATTTGTGCAACTCGCTTGTAAACAGAAGGTTGTTCAGAGTAAAGATTGATAATAAACCATTTGATATTAATGTAATTGAAGATACTCGTCAAAAAACGTCTAAATTGCTGAATATAAGCTATGAAGATACTGAATATCTTGTCGTTTCCAACACATTGTCAAACAACACGTATCAGCCATTAGACGATGAGATATCGATATTAGACAAATCGGGTAAAATTCAGAGCATTATTGATGCAAGCGATATGTTTAATCACGAAATTATGTCGAAAACCGTATTAAAGTTTTATTTTTGTTATCCAAAACAGCTTGACCAGCTAATATAA